The following proteins come from a genomic window of Lolium rigidum isolate FL_2022 chromosome 5, APGP_CSIRO_Lrig_0.1, whole genome shotgun sequence:
- the LOC124654825 gene encoding probable mediator of RNA polymerase II transcription subunit 26c: MDVDGRLRRALAAFGGGDVWDLVDAALAAAAPAELRARRDGIVERLYAAGRCRNCDDPERPLQQLPPRQPAEAASPASQEAEEEDAYVDGLGEDEEADEGAGLESKILAIRDFLEDPDQSEDELVSLLQNLADMDITYKALQETDIGRHVNGLRKNPSGEVRQLVKLLVRKWKEIVDGWVRLHNSSGSSILSDGDSPENTQAQGKSYQNAQVSDFKYSPSPPPQRQNGLSSERSRSKSSNNSNNGFEATMEKRRASPAPTYNMKPNNSSNYSTTSSSAPARTIREPKDNNLDLEKLDSARKRLHENYQEIQNAKKQRTMQVLDIHELPKPKNKNTFIRKGGGGGLPGRR, from the exons ATGGACGTTGACGGTCGCCTCCGGCGCGCGCTCGCCGCCTTCGGAGGCGGAGACGTGTGGGACCTCGTCGACGCCGCGCTCGCCGCGGCAGCGCCAGCCGAGCTCCGCGCGCGCCGCGACGGCATCGTAGAGCGGCTCTACGCCGCGGGGCGCTGCCGCAACTGCGACGACCCTGAGCGTCCACTGCAGCAGCTGCCACCGCGTCAGCCGGCCGAGGCGGCGTCTCCGGCCTcgcaagaggcggaggaggaggatgcatACGTGGATGGCctcggcgaggacgaggaggctgACGAGGGCGCTGGCTTGGAGAGCAAGATCCTGGCGATCAGGGACTTCCTGGAGGACCCCGACCAG TCGGAGGACGAGCTGGTCAGCCTGCTGCAGAACCTGGCAGACATGGACATCACCTACAAGGCTCTCCAG GAGACGGACATTGGCCGGCATGTGAATGGCCTGCGCAAGAACCCTTCAGGCGAGGTCCGGCAGTTGGTGAAGCTACTCGTCAG GAAATGGAAGGAGATAGTGGACGGCTGGGTGCGGCTCCACAACTCCAGTGGCAGCTCGATCCTAT CTGATGGTGACTCGCCCGAGAATACCCAAGCCCAAGGCAAAAGCTACCAAAATGCTCAG GTTTCAGATTTCAAATATTCGCCCAGCCCACCACCACAGAGGCAAA ATGGTTTGAGCTCAGAGCGATCTAGGTCTAAATCTAGCAATAACAGTAACAATGGATTTGAGGCGACAATGGAGAAGCGTAGAGCAAGCCCTGCTCCCACATATAATATGAAACCGAACAACAGCAGCAACTATTCAACTACTTCGTCATCTGCTCCAGCT AGGACAATAAGGGAACCGAAggataataatttggatcttgagAAGCTCGATTCGGCCAGAAAGAGGCTTCATGAAAATTACCAGGAAATACAAAATG CAAAAAAGCAGAGGACGATGCAGGTGTTGGATATCCACGAATTACCAaagccaaaaaataaaaacaccTTCATCCGCAAGGGCGGCGGAGGTGGCCTCCCAGGACGACGTTGA